The following is a genomic window from Chromatiales bacterium.
CGTCATGGCGAAGTACCGGCTCGTCAAGCAGCACGACCGCGTCGGACGCATGGCCGATTCGCTGGAGTATTCGGAAGCCGCGTTTCCGGTGTCGCGCTTCTCCGCGGAGCTGTTCGACGAATTGCAGCGCGAGGCGGCCGAGAACATCTATGTCGACGGCGACCAGCTCGTGATCCGGCATTTCTACATCGAGCGCCGCATGGTGCCGCTGAATCTCTACATCGCCGAGGCCGACGACGGGCAGTTGCTCCACGCGATGGTCGAGTATGGCAATGCGATCCGCGAACTCGCCAGCGCGAACGTCTTTCCCGGTGATCTGTTGTTCAAGAATTTCGGCGTGACGCGCCAGAACCGCGTCGTGTTCTACGACTACGACGAAATCCAGTATCTGACCGAGTGCAACTTCCGGCGCATTCCGCCGCCGCGTACGCCCGAGGACGAGTTCGCCGCCGAGCCCTGGTATACGGTCGGTCCGCTGGACGTGTTCCCGGAGGAGTTCTCGACCTTCCTGCTTGGCGACCCGCGCCTGCGCAAGGCGTTTCTCAAGGTCAACGCGGACCTGCTCGACGTCGAGTTTTGGACCGACACCCAGGCGCGCATCCGTGCCGGGCAGGTCGGCGACGTGTTTCCGTACCCGCAGGCGATCCGCCTGCCCCGTGGGCTGCGGTCCGCCACGGACTCATCGCTATAATGCCCCGTCTTTCGCCCGCGCCAGCGCCGCGCACGGGCGTCCCAGCTTTCCGGTCCCGGAGGTTTCCACTATGAGTTTCGACAAGATCGTGCTGCCGTCTGACGGCGAACGGATCGGCGTTGCAGCGGATTTTTCCCTCGAAGTTCCCGATCGGCCGATCGTGCCGTTCATCGAGGGCGACGGCATTGGCGTGGACATCACGCCGGTGATGCGCCGGGTCGTCGATGCCGCGGTGGAAAAGTGCTACGGCGGCAAGCGCCAGATCGCCTGGATGGAGGTCTACGCCGGCGAGAAGGCGAACCAGGTCTATGGCGCCGATGTCTGGCTGCCCGATGAAACGCTCGAGGCCGTGCGCGACTATGTCGTCTCGATCAAGGGGCCGCTGACGACGCCCGTCGGTGGCGGCATCCGTTCGCTGAACGTCGCACTGCGGCAGAAGCTGGATCTGTACGTCTGTCTGCGTCCGATCCGCTACTTCGACGGCACGCCGAGCCCGCTGCGCGATCCGAGCAAGACCGACATGGTCATCTTCCGCGAGAACTCCGAGGACATCTACGCCGGCATCGAGTGGCCGGCGGAGAGCGCCGAGGCCAAAAAGCTCATCGAATTCCTGCGGCAGGAAATGGGCGTTTCCAAGATTCGTTTTCCGGCGACCTCCGGCATCGGCGTCAAGCCGGTGTCACGCGAGGGCACCGAACGCCTCGTGCGCAAGGCCATCCAGTACGCGATCGACAACGACCGCGCCTCGGTGACCTTCGTGCACAAGGGCAACATCATGAAATTCACCGAGGGTGCGTTCAAGAACTGGGGCTACGAACTCGCCCAGCGCGAGTTCGGCGCCGAGCTCTGGGACGGCGGTCCGTGGTGTCGCATGAAAAACCCGCGTACCGGCAACACCATCGTGTTCAAGGATGTGATCGCCGACGCGTTCCTGCAGCAGATCCTGCTGCGTCCGCAGGACTACGACGTCATTGCCACGATGAACCTGAACGGCGATTACATCTCCGACGCGCTGGCCGCGCAGGTCGGCGGCATCGGCATCGCGCCCGGCGCGAATCTTTCGGACACCGTTGCGATGTTCGAGGCCACGCACGGCACGGCGCCGAAATACGCCGGGCAGGACAAGGTCAACCCGAGTTCGCTGATTCTTTCCGCCGAAATGATGCTCCGGCACATGGGCTGGGTCGAGGCGGCCGATGCCGTCATCAACGGTGTCGGTGGCGCAATCTCCGCGCAGACCGTGACCTATGATCTCGCGCGGCTCATGCCGGGTCCAACCGAAGTCAGCTGTTCGGGTTTCGGCGAGGCCGTGATCGCCAAGATGTAGCCGGCCGATGGTCGCCGCGGTTCGCACGCGGCGACCGTCTTCAGCCGGTCAGTCGCGCGACGAGTTCGCGCAGGGCCTGGCCGCGGTGGCTGAGGCGGTTCTTGGTCTCGCTGTCGAGTTCCGCTGCCGTGCAGCCGCGATCGGGCAGCCAGAACACCGGGTCGTAGCCAAAGCCGTTCGTGCCGCGCGGGGCCGTGGCGATCTCGCCCTCCCAGACCCCTGCGCAGATCAGTGGCGCGGGGTCTTCGGCATGCCGCAGATACACCATCAGGCAGCGAAAACGCGCGGTGCGCGGCGCGTCTTCGCGCGCGCTGAGTGCATCGAGCAGTTTGTTGAGATTGTCCGCATCGCTTGCAGCCGGTCCGGCATAACGCGCCGAACGCACGCCGGGCGCGCCCATCAGCGCGTCGACCTCGATACCCGAATCGTCAGCGATCGCCGGCAGCCCGGTGTGCGCGGCGGCGTTGCGGGCCTTGAGAATGGCGTTTTCGACGAACGTGAGCCCGGTCTCCTCGGCCTCGGGCACGCCATATTCCGACTGCGGCCGGATGTCGAAGGCACTGCCGGACAGCAGCTGGCCGAGTTCGCGAACCTTGCCGGCATTGCCGGTCGCGAGCACGATCGTCGTGCTCATTGCGCGAGCGCCGACTTCTGCAGTTCGATGATGTGTCGAATGCCGGCGCCGGCGAGGTCGAGCATCGAATCGAGTTCCGCGCGCGGGAATGCCTTGCCCTCGGCGGTGCCCTGGACCTCGATGAATCCGCCGGCCTCGTCCATGACCACGTTCATGTCGGTCTCCGCCGTGGAGTCTTCGGCATAGTCCAGATCCAGCACGGGCGTGCCGTCGACGATGCCGACTGACACCGACGCGACGTGTTGGGTCAGTGCGCCGGAGGCCGCGTCTCCGAGGCTCGCGACGGCATCGGCCAGCGCGACGAACCCGCCGCTGATCGACGCGGTGCGCGTGCCGCCATCGGCCTGGATGACGTCGCAGTCGATGATGATGGTGTGCTCGCCGAGCCGTGCGAGGTCGGCCGCGGCACGCAGCGAGCGGCCGATCAGGCGCTGGATTTCCATCGTGCGTCCGCCTTGGCGGCCGCGCGCGGCCTCGCGCCCGAGTCGGGTGTTCGTCGAGCGCGGCAGCATGCCGTATTCAGCCGTGATCCAGCCGCAGCCCGAGTCACGCCGCCACGGCGGCAGGCGGTGTTCCACCGTGGCCGTGCAGATGACCTGGGTGTCGCCGAACTCGACCAGCACCGAACCCTCGGCATGGCGTGTATAGCGGCGGGTAAATCGGATCGGGCGCAGCGCATCGGCCGCGCGGCCACTGGGACGCGTCACGGGCACTCCGGGATCTGTCAGCGTTGGGGGGATTTGTTCGTTTGGCGCAGGCGCTGCAATCCGGTCTCGAGTTCCTGCATCGCGGAATTGAGCTGGTGGATCGCCTCGTCCACGGCGCCGTTCTTGCGCGTGCCCACGGCGGCCTTTGCCGCGGCCTCGGTTGGGTCGGTCTGGGCCATGGAACGCGGCGCGAGCCAGCGCAGTGCGGCGGCCGTGACGTTGTCGCTGTTCGGAAAACTCGCGGCCTCGGCGCGGTGGACCATGTTGCTCACTGCGCTGGGCAGCGGCACCGGGTCGCTGAGCGCGCCGCTGAGCGGTTCGCGTTCCAGCACCGACCACAGGCCGTCGGTGCACAGCAGCAGCACATCACCGGGTTCCAGGCGCTGTGTTTCGCTGATGGTGGGTTCGGGCTGCTTTTCGGCGCCGCCGACGCAGCGCGTGACGAAGTTGCGAAACGGGTGTTCGTTGGCCTGTCCTGCGGCCAGCAATCCCGATCCGCACAGCTCCTGCACGTAGGAATGGTCCTCGGTCTGGATCAGCACCTGGCCCGCGCGAAACACATACAGGCGGCTGTCACCGACATGCAGCCACCGCGCGACGCCGGCCTGCACCACGCAGACCACGCCGGTGGTGCGCGGGGCGATCGGCGGGTTCTGGCGGATGCCGTATTCGACGATCTCGCGGTGCGCCTGCTGCAGCACGCGGCTGAAAAAACCCGGCAGGTCGGCGATCGGCTTGGTCGCGTGGTTGAAGGCGCGCCGGTAGGTGTCAACGAAAATCTCGGCGGCGACCTCGCCGCGCGGATGCCCGCCCATGCCGTCGGCGACGGCGATCATCACGTGTTCCTTCGCGCGCACGATCGCCGAGCGATCCTGGTTCGTCGAGCGATTGCCGAGCAGGCTGGTCTGCGCCACTTCGTACGGGGCGGCGCTCACGAGCCGGCCTCCGTCAGGATGTCCTCAAGCGGCTTGCGCCGCGAGAATGGCGCGCGCTTGACGCTGGTCGGCAGCACGTTGAGCAGGGCGTCGACCGTCTGTGGCCGGGCGTGCGGGTCGATCGACATGGCCCAGTCCAGCGCCTCGAGCAGCGAGGCCGAGTAGTCGCGGCGGAATTTCGTCGCGGCCGGTTCCATCTCGTCGTCGGCGTCACGCCGGATCGCCGGCGGTGGCGGTTTGCCCTCGATGCAGGCGCGCATGGTCGCGCCGATGGCATACAGATCACTCCACGGCCCGACATTGCCGGAGCTGTAGTACTGCTCGACCGGCGCGAAGCCCGGCGTGACGACCGGCCCGATCAGCCGCTTGCCGCGACTCATCTGGTGGACGGCGCCAAAGTCCAGCAGCAGCGGGTGGCCGCCGGGGCGCACGTGGATGTTCGCGGGCTTGATGTCCAGATGCAGAAACGACTTGGAATGGATCAGCCGCAGCGCGTCGAGCAGCGGCGGAAACACCTTCAGCAGAAACTCCTCGCTGAGCCCGCCCTGCTGCTCCTTGACGTAGGTCGCGAGGTTCTTGCCCGTGTGGTAGTCCATGACCAGGAACGCCGATTCGTCGATGCAGAAAAAGCTGCGCACGTTGACGATGTTCGGATGGTGCAGGGCAGCGAGCGCCTTGGCCTCTTCGTAGAAGTGATCGCGTCCGACGTCGATCTGGCGCGGCTTCTGGTCCTTGCGCGCTGCGCCGTTCTCGTCGACCTGCTTGCGCGTGAAGCGCTCGGGCAGGAACTGCTTGATGACCACCGGCGAGAGGTCGTGCAGGTCTTCGCCGAGGTAGATCAGGCTGAAACCGCCCGAGCCGAGCAGCTTCTGGATCGCATAGCCGTCGACGACCGTCCCGATCGGCAGCTGGTTGCGGTTGATGGTTCCCGTATTGGCCATGGGTGTGTCAGGCGTTCAAGGCCGGAATCTTAGCACTGGAACTGCCACCTGCATGGGCCGGGCGCGGTACCATCGCGGTTTTATCCGGGCAATCCCGCAAGCAATGATTCGCAGCATGACCGGCTTTGGCCGGGCCGAAGGGTCCGGCACCTGGGGCACCGTCACCTGGGAGGTGCGCACCGTCAACCATCGCTACCTCGAGGTCAGCCTGCGCCTGCCCGAGGCGCTGCGCGAACTGGATACCGAGGTCCGTGCGCGCATGCGCGATGCGCTCGGACGTGGCAAGGTCGACGCGCAGCTCAGGCTCGACCTGACCGTGGCCGAGGCGCCGGATCTGCGCATCAACTCGGCCCTGGCCGATGCCCTGATCGCCGTCGCCCGCGACCTGTCCACCCGGCTCGGCACGGCGCTGCCGGGTGTCGACACGGTGCTGCGCTGGCCGGGCGTCGTCGATGTCGTCGCCCCGGATGCCGAGGTGCTCGCGGCGGTGGCGCTCGAAACCCTGGATGCCGCCCTCGGCCAGCTCGACGCCGCGCGTGCGAGCGAGGGCGAGCGCCTCGCGCAGTTCCTGCGCCAGCGGCTGGAAGGTCTGCGTGAACAGACCGCGCTGGCCCGCGCGCGCCGGCCGCTGATGCTCGAGAGTCGCCGCACGCGGCTGGCCGAGCGGCTTGCGGAACTACGCACCGAGGTCGATCCCGCGCGGCTCGAACGGGAGCTCGTGCTGTTCGCCCAGCCCGTGGATGTGGATGAAGAGATCGACCGTCTGGGTGCGCACCTCGACGAGATCGATGGCTTGGTGAACTCGAAACAACCGGTCGGTCGACGCTTGGATTTCCTCGTGCAGGAACTCAACCGCGAGGCCAACACCCTGGGCTCCAAGGCCAATGATCTGGAAACCACGCGCGCGGCGGTCGAGATGAAGGTGCTGATCGAGCAGATGCGCGAGCAGGTACAGAACATCGAATGAACAGGGGCGCGCCGTCCGGTCACGCGTTCGTGATCACCGCGCCGTCCGGTGCCGGCAAGACCAGCCTGATCGACGCGCTGATGCAACGGCTGCCGGGACTCGAGCGCGGGATTTCCTACACGACCCGCGCACCGGGTCCGGGCGAGGTCGATGGCCGGGACTACCATTTCGTGACCGATGCCCGGTTTGACGAACTGTTCGTGACTGGCGCGCTGCTGGAGTCGACCGCGGCCTACGGCAACCGCTATGGCACAGGCCGCGACGCACTCGCCACGCAGCTCGCCCGCGCCGACGTGTTGCTGGCGCTGGATCGGCACGGCGCGCTCGCCCTGCGCGCGGCCCTGTCGGAACTCGTGCGCACGATCTTCGTCGTGCCGCCATCGGCACAGGCACTGCGCGCGCGGCTGCGTGCGCGCGGACGCGACGATGACCAGAGCGTGGAGCGTCGTCTGGCCGCCGCCGCGGCCGAACTGCGCGGCTGGCGCGAGTTCGACTACGTCGTCGTCAACGACGACTTCGAACAGGCCGTGGAAGAACTCGCCACAATCGTCAGCGCCGCCCGCTGCGAGCGCGTGGCCCGTTCCGGGCTGATCGCGGACATCGAAGCCGGGTTCTGATCGCGCTGGATGCGCGGCGCGCAAACCCGTACCATATCCGGTCCGCACGTGTGACCGTGCCGCATGCGCGCCCGCCCGGGGCGCGCGCCCATCCCCAAGTACCCGGATTGATTGCATGGCCAGAGTAACCGTCGAAGACTGCCTCGAACAGGTCAACAACCGTTTCGAGCTGGTGTTGATTGCCGCCAAGCGCGCGCGTCAGATTGCCAATGGCGCGGACCCGATGGTGCCCTGGGAAAACGACAAGCCCACGGTCGTGGCGCTGCGCGAAATCGCCGAGGGGCTGGTCGATCACGCGGTGCTCGAGGACGAGCCGCAGGAAGTGGATGTCGACGAACTGCTCATGGAGGAACTGGCCGTGGCCGAGGCCGCCGCCGCCGCGGCCCGTGCGAACGCCGAGGCCGTGCAGAACCTGCACGACGCCGGCCCCTCCGAGGACTGATCCGCCCGCTCGCGGGCAGCAACATGGCCGTGCCGCTGGGCGATCCGGCCGAGCCTGCACAAACGCCGCCGAATGCCGGGCAGGCTGGCGAAGAACGCCTGCTCATCTCCCAGCTCTGCGAAGTCCTGGACGCGTACCTGCCGCCCGAGGCGGTCCGCGATGTCTACCGTGCCTACCTGTTCGCGGCCGAGGCGCATATCGACCAGATGCGCAAGTCGGGTGAGCCGTACATCTATCACCCGATCGCCGTCGCCCGCATCCTCGCGGGCATGCACATGGATCACCAGACCCTGGTTGCGGCGATCCTGCACGATGTCATCGAGGACACCCCGACCGCCAAGGAACACCTCGCGGAGCAGTTCGGCGCCGAGGTTGCCGAACTCGTCGACGGTGTCAGCAAGCTCGACCACGTCGGGTTTTCCAGCCGCAAGGAGGCGCAGGCGGAGAACTTCCGCAAGATGCTGCTGGCGATGTCGCGCGATGTGCGCGTCATCCTGATCAAGCTCGCCGACCGGTTGCACAACATGCGCACGCTCGGCGTGATGACGCCGGAGAAGCGTCGGCGCATCGCCCACGAAACGCTCGAGATCTACGCGCCGATCGCCTACCGGCTGGGCATGAACGACGTGCGTCTCGAACTCGAGGACCACGGTTTTCGCCATCTCTATCCGAAACGCTATTTCGTGATCGAGCGCGAGGTCGAGCGTGTGCGCGGCCACCGTCGCCAGGTGCTCGACAAGATCAAGCAGGCGTTGCGCGCCAGCCTGCGTCAGGACGGCATCGACGCGCAGGTCATCGGCCGCGAGAAGCACCTCTACAGCGTGTTTCGCAAGATGCAGGAAAAGCGTCTGCGCTTCGAGGATGTTTCAGACCTGTTCGGTTTCCGGGTCGTGACGGCCTCGGCCGCGGACTGTTACCGCGCGCTCGGGGTCGTGCATTCGACCTACAAGCCCCTGCCCGGCAAGTTCAAGGACTACATCGCCATCCCGAAGGCGAACGGCTACCAGTCGCTGCACACCGTGCTGGTCGGCCCGTACGGCTTTCCGATCGAGGTGCAGATCCGCTCCAGCGAAATGCAGCATCTGGCCGATTCCGGCATCGCCGCGCACTGGCACTACAAGGGCGGCGAATCGGGCCGCGCGGCGAACACGCGCGCCTACGAATGGCTGCAGAGCCTGCTCGAGATGCAGCGTGACGCCGGCACCTCCGTCGAGTTCCTCGACAGCGTGCGCGTCGACCTGTTTCCGGACGAGACCTATGTGTTCACGCCGGCCGGCGACATCGTCAAGCTGCCACGCGGCGCGACGGTGCTGGACTTCGCGTTCGCCGTGCACAGCGAACTCGGCCGCTACTGTTCAGGCGCGCGCATCGACCACAAGCTGGTGTCGCTGCGCACCGAGTTGTCCAGCGGCCAGATGGTGGAAGTCCTGACCTCGCCGAACGCCCGGCCGAACGCGAGCTGGCTGAACTTCGTCGTCACCGCGAAGGCACGCACGAACATCCGCGGGTTCCTCAAGAACATCCAGCGTGACGAGGCGATTTCGCTCGGTCGGCGCCTGCTCGATCGCCAGCTCACCCGCCACGGCCGGCACCTGGCCGATGTGCCCGGCGGCGAACGCGAGACCGTCGTCAGGAGCCTGGGCTATGCGCGCTGCGACGACCTGCTGGCCGACATCGGTCTGGGCAATCGCATGGCGCAGCTGGTCGCGCGGCATTTCCTGCCGGCGGACGGCGAAGCACCGCCGGACCGCGGCGCGGCGCTCGCGATCGAGGGCACCGAAGGCATGGTCGTGCAGTTTGCGCGCTGTTGCCGGCCGATCCCGGGCGATCCGGTCATCGGCGTGTTCCGGCCGGGCCGCGGGCTGGTCGTGCATGTCGACGGCTGCGCGAACCTCGGTGGCCGGCTGAGCAGCGCCGACGACGTGATCAACCTGCAATGGTCGGCCGACCCCAAGCGCGAATTCACGACCGACCTGCGCATCGAGGTCGGCAACCAGCGCGGCGTGCTCGCGCGCGTCGCTTCGGCGATTTCGGAACTCGGCTCGAACATCGAGAACGTCGCGGTCGAGGGCCGCGACGGCCTGACGTCGACCATGCATCTGAGCATCACGGTGCGCGACCGCAAGCACATGGCGGCGATCCTGCGCGCGGTTCGTGCC
Proteins encoded in this region:
- the icd gene encoding NADP-dependent isocitrate dehydrogenase, whose protein sequence is MSFDKIVLPSDGERIGVAADFSLEVPDRPIVPFIEGDGIGVDITPVMRRVVDAAVEKCYGGKRQIAWMEVYAGEKANQVYGADVWLPDETLEAVRDYVVSIKGPLTTPVGGGIRSLNVALRQKLDLYVCLRPIRYFDGTPSPLRDPSKTDMVIFRENSEDIYAGIEWPAESAEAKKLIEFLRQEMGVSKIRFPATSGIGVKPVSREGTERLVRKAIQYAIDNDRASVTFVHKGNIMKFTEGAFKNWGYELAQREFGAELWDGGPWCRMKNPRTGNTIVFKDVIADAFLQQILLRPQDYDVIATMNLNGDYISDALAAQVGGIGIAPGANLSDTVAMFEATHGTAPKYAGQDKVNPSSLILSAEMMLRHMGWVEAADAVINGVGGAISAQTVTYDLARLMPGPTEVSCSGFGEAVIAKM
- the rdgB gene encoding RdgB/HAM1 family non-canonical purine NTP pyrophosphatase; its protein translation is MSTTIVLATGNAGKVRELGQLLSGSAFDIRPQSEYGVPEAEETGLTFVENAILKARNAAAHTGLPAIADDSGIEVDALMGAPGVRSARYAGPAASDADNLNKLLDALSAREDAPRTARFRCLMVYLRHAEDPAPLICAGVWEGEIATAPRGTNGFGYDPVFWLPDRGCTAAELDSETKNRLSHRGQALRELVARLTG
- the rph gene encoding ribonuclease PH, translating into MTRPSGRAADALRPIRFTRRYTRHAEGSVLVEFGDTQVICTATVEHRLPPWRRDSGCGWITAEYGMLPRSTNTRLGREAARGRQGGRTMEIQRLIGRSLRAAADLARLGEHTIIIDCDVIQADGGTRTASISGGFVALADAVASLGDAASGALTQHVASVSVGIVDGTPVLDLDYAEDSTAETDMNVVMDEAGGFIEVQGTAEGKAFPRAELDSMLDLAGAGIRHIIELQKSALAQ
- a CDS encoding serine/threonine-protein phosphatase yields the protein MSAAPYEVAQTSLLGNRSTNQDRSAIVRAKEHVMIAVADGMGGHPRGEVAAEIFVDTYRRAFNHATKPIADLPGFFSRVLQQAHREIVEYGIRQNPPIAPRTTGVVCVVQAGVARWLHVGDSRLYVFRAGQVLIQTEDHSYVQELCGSGLLAAGQANEHPFRNFVTRCVGGAEKQPEPTISETQRLEPGDVLLLCTDGLWSVLEREPLSGALSDPVPLPSAVSNMVHRAEAASFPNSDNVTAAALRWLAPRSMAQTDPTEAAAKAAVGTRKNGAVDEAIHQLNSAMQELETGLQRLRQTNKSPQR
- a CDS encoding serine/threonine protein kinase, which encodes MANTGTINRNQLPIGTVVDGYAIQKLLGSGGFSLIYLGEDLHDLSPVVIKQFLPERFTRKQVDENGAARKDQKPRQIDVGRDHFYEEAKALAALHHPNIVNVRSFFCIDESAFLVMDYHTGKNLATYVKEQQGGLSEEFLLKVFPPLLDALRLIHSKSFLHLDIKPANIHVRPGGHPLLLDFGAVHQMSRGKRLIGPVVTPGFAPVEQYYSSGNVGPWSDLYAIGATMRACIEGKPPPPAIRRDADDEMEPAATKFRRDYSASLLEALDWAMSIDPHARPQTVDALLNVLPTSVKRAPFSRRKPLEDILTEAGS
- a CDS encoding YicC family protein; its protein translation is MIRSMTGFGRAEGSGTWGTVTWEVRTVNHRYLEVSLRLPEALRELDTEVRARMRDALGRGKVDAQLRLDLTVAEAPDLRINSALADALIAVARDLSTRLGTALPGVDTVLRWPGVVDVVAPDAEVLAAVALETLDAALGQLDAARASEGERLAQFLRQRLEGLREQTALARARRPLMLESRRTRLAERLAELRTEVDPARLERELVLFAQPVDVDEEIDRLGAHLDEIDGLVNSKQPVGRRLDFLVQELNREANTLGSKANDLETTRAAVEMKVLIEQMREQVQNIE
- the gmk gene encoding guanylate kinase, which translates into the protein MNRGAPSGHAFVITAPSGAGKTSLIDALMQRLPGLERGISYTTRAPGPGEVDGRDYHFVTDARFDELFVTGALLESTAAYGNRYGTGRDALATQLARADVLLALDRHGALALRAALSELVRTIFVVPPSAQALRARLRARGRDDDQSVERRLAAAAAELRGWREFDYVVVNDDFEQAVEELATIVSAARCERVARSGLIADIEAGF
- the rpoZ gene encoding DNA-directed RNA polymerase subunit omega, translated to MARVTVEDCLEQVNNRFELVLIAAKRARQIANGADPMVPWENDKPTVVALREIAEGLVDHAVLEDEPQEVDVDELLMEELAVAEAAAAAARANAEAVQNLHDAGPSED
- a CDS encoding bifunctional (p)ppGpp synthetase/guanosine-3',5'-bis(diphosphate) 3'-pyrophosphohydrolase; translation: MAVPLGDPAEPAQTPPNAGQAGEERLLISQLCEVLDAYLPPEAVRDVYRAYLFAAEAHIDQMRKSGEPYIYHPIAVARILAGMHMDHQTLVAAILHDVIEDTPTAKEHLAEQFGAEVAELVDGVSKLDHVGFSSRKEAQAENFRKMLLAMSRDVRVILIKLADRLHNMRTLGVMTPEKRRRIAHETLEIYAPIAYRLGMNDVRLELEDHGFRHLYPKRYFVIEREVERVRGHRRQVLDKIKQALRASLRQDGIDAQVIGREKHLYSVFRKMQEKRLRFEDVSDLFGFRVVTASAADCYRALGVVHSTYKPLPGKFKDYIAIPKANGYQSLHTVLVGPYGFPIEVQIRSSEMQHLADSGIAAHWHYKGGESGRAANTRAYEWLQSLLEMQRDAGTSVEFLDSVRVDLFPDETYVFTPAGDIVKLPRGATVLDFAFAVHSELGRYCSGARIDHKLVSLRTELSSGQMVEVLTSPNARPNASWLNFVVTAKARTNIRGFLKNIQRDEAISLGRRLLDRQLTRHGRHLADVPGGERETVVRSLGYARCDDLLADIGLGNRMAQLVARHFLPADGEAPPDRGAALAIEGTEGMVVQFARCCRPIPGDPVIGVFRPGRGLVVHVDGCANLGGRLSSADDVINLQWSADPKREFTTDLRIEVGNQRGVLARVASAISELGSNIENVAVEGRDGLTSTMHLSITVRDRKHMAAILRAVRAEREVLKIHRTRARAGGLRRDDGRWQHSAPTDTDSSI